The DNA segment ATGCCAAAAGTAGAAGCATGTGCAAAAATGATAGACGAAGCAATGAAAAAATTCTTCTAATCAATTGAGTAAAAATATAACAAACACAAAATAAATTATATGAGTATTTAAGAGGGATAAAATTTTATCCCTCTCTTTTCCTTTTGTTTCTTATTTATTTTTAAATATATCAACTATAACTTTTTCTGTTTCAATCATTCCTGGTGAAGCGATTTTTCCCATGTTCATCATTGTTTTTTCTGGAGTAGCTCCATTTATTCCATGTACATTAAAAATATATACATTATTCATTGCCATTTCTACAGCCCTAAAAGCTGCATCAACAGCTACTATTCCTTTCATTGTACAACCTTGATTTCCTCCATCGCAAATCATTCCTGTTATTCCAGAAGCCATATTATTAATTATATTAGTAATTTCTTGTAAACCTGCTCCTCTTAAATATCCAAGTCCACAAGCTACCCCTGTTCCTCCAGCTATTCCACAACCACAAAAAGCTGATAATCTTCCAGAATATTCTTTTATATATGTACAAATTAAATAACTTAACATTGTTGCTCTTCTAAGTTTTTCTTCACTTAAGCCTTTTACTTTATACTCTGCTAACAATGGAAGAGTTGTTATTATTCCATGAGCTCCTGAACCTGTTATACTCATTGCTGGTTTACTAAGTCCTATAACTCTAGCTTCTATAGCCCCATTACATATAAGTTGTGCTGTATTTAGTGAGTTATCTGAAAATATTTTCCCTCCATTCATTTTCAAAAGCTCTTTTACAAAAGTAGTTCTTTCACTATCCAGTCCCTCTTGAAATAACTCCATATTCACTTTATGAGCTTCCATTACAAAAGCTATCTCAGAAATACTAACATTTTCTATATAATCTAGAATATCTTTTACAGTATATCTAGATAAAATGATTTCTTCTGACACTTCTTCTTTTTTATCTAATTCTTTTGAAAATATTTTTTCTCCATTTTTAGAAATCTCAACTATATTAGTATGAGTTCCCTCTATTTTTACGATACAACTATCTTTTTTAGTTTTTACCTCTGTTTCTATAAAAATATCTGAACTAATTCTATCTAATAAAACTTTTATTTTTCCCTCATTTATCAGTTGTTCAGCTTTTTTATTATCATTAATAGTTACATCTTCTAAAGACTCTAAACCTTTTTCAGCTTTTCCAGCTACAACTCCAAGAGCTGCAGCAAAACTATTTCCAACTTCATTGGAGTTTGGTATCCCACAAGTAAAAGCATTTTTATAAATTCCTGAATTTAATTTTACAACTACACTTTCTACTTCTCCCTCTAAATAACTTTTTGCCTTTGCCACAGAAAAAGCTATAGCTCCCGGTTCTGTTACCCCCAAAGCTGGTTTCATATCATCTTTTATTATTCTGGTTAAAATATTCACAATATCCCTCCATATAATATTATTTTAAATTTTTTAAAGCTTTTTCTATTCTTTCCATAGCCTCTTTTACCATATATCTAGGACAAGCTACATTCATTCTTGCAAATCCTTTTCCGTTACTTCCAAAACTTCCACCATCATTCATAGCAACTTTTGCTTCATTTATTAAAAATTCTTGAATTTTATCTTGAGGAATTTTAGTTCCATTAAAATCCAGCCACATTAAATAAGTTCCCTCTGGTTTTACTACTTTTATTTCTGGTAATTTTTCAGCTATAAAGTCTACTACATATTGCATATTTCCGTCTATGTGTAATATTAATTCTTCTAGCCAATCTTCACATTTTTCATAAGCTGTTTCAAAAGCCACTAAGCTAAATGGATTATTTCTTTTTACGTCCATTTGCCCTAAAATATTATCAAACTCTTTTCTCTCTTCTGCTCTTGGGAAAGTAGCAAAAGATGCTTGAAGTCCTGCTAAGTTAAAAGATTTTGTTGGTGAAAATAGTGTTATAGTTATATCTTCTATATCTTTACTTAGTGATGCCATTGGAGTATGTTTATAACCTGGCATTATTAAATCTCTCCAAATTTCATCTGCTAAAATTCTTACATTATATTTTTTACAAAGCTCTCCCATTTTTAATAGCTCTTCTTTTTTCCAAACTCTTCCTACTGGATTATGTGGATTACATAAAATAAATAACTTTACTTCATCTAATGATAATTTTTTTCTAAATCTTCAAAATCTATTGTGTAATATCCTTTTTCATCTTTTACTAAT comes from the Fusobacterium perfoetens genome and includes:
- a CDS encoding serine dehydratase subunit alpha family protein, whose amino-acid sequence is MNILTRIIKDDMKPALGVTEPGAIAFSVAKAKSYLEGEVESVVVKLNSGIYKNAFTCGIPNSNEVGNSFAAALGVVAGKAEKGLESLEDVTINDNKKAEQLINEGKIKVLLDRISSDIFIETEVKTKKDSCIVKIEGTHTNIVEISKNGEKIFSKELDKKEEVSEEIILSRYTVKDILDYIENVSISEIAFVMEAHKVNMELFQEGLDSERTTFVKELLKMNGGKIFSDNSLNTAQLICNGAIEARVIGLSKPAMSITGSGAHGIITTLPLLAEYKVKGLSEEKLRRATMLSYLICTYIKEYSGRLSAFCGCGIAGGTGVACGLGYLRGAGLQEITNIINNMASGITGMICDGGNQGCTMKGIVAVDAAFRAVEMAMNNVYIFNVHGINGATPEKTMMNMGKIASPGMIETEKVIVDIFKNK